In a single window of the Nilaparvata lugens isolate BPH chromosome 1, ASM1435652v1, whole genome shotgun sequence genome:
- the LOC111061907 gene encoding uncharacterized protein LOC111061907: protein MHKSLPKLLLIASLAVAVVLAKPKPRFIAIPLEDVQLVEVEDLPGSSLVRVPRHIKSSDQSADLSADASRPQRQAHDHHEYVDFGAHTGHHGSFGWYADFPVKQH from the exons ATGCATAAA TCACTACCAAAACTCCTACTGATAGCTAGTTTGGCAGTAGCAGTTGTACTAGCCAAGCCAAAGCCGCGTTTCATAGCAATTCCACTGGAGGACGTGCAACTGGTTGAAGTCGAAGACTTGCCCGGCTCGTCATTGGTGAGAGTTCCGCGCCACATAAAGAGCTCAGACCAATCTGCTGATCTGTCAGCTGATGCATCGCGACCTCAGCGGCAGGCTCACGATCATCATGAGTATGTTGACTTTGGTGCTCACACCGGCCATCACGGCTCGTTCGGATGGTATGCCGATTTCCCCGTCAAGCAACACTAA
- the LOC111061908 gene encoding uncharacterized protein LOC111061908 gives MEFGSEGQVSLGHDLRSLETVRALHQTVISLRVALEQSRAELHSLRSKFQTNFDQSLYTSTIEKLSLENHILRQRALSASHGNLNAITNGTRAVSASHGNLSAIYDVPRTVSASNGNLNVILDVPRILPSSNGNLNSILNVPTTVSPSTGNLKTILKVPRSVLLSDNENLEASPRSVSYSNRNSNTILDTSKASFSSNGNLKTILHAPPQIKVSMEPDTVKEKESEQVTDELDEVVEEDEVEGYDERDEVFETDSDNLQNGEENKTGDEEDDNKPKITKGESEDSEEVDDIELIFTTEDTKELSALQEDLVSIAETDCWPSKGGGNDGLDGDTKKRWTHSVLVETDISKCGIFDENDEPHMPDQGRRYTLPDPAPHRPIIRTLSGSRSQLLDCSGSTPQPTRPLAVKFMQHNNSIKQRTARPILVEKETSKQESEAQTDITALPAHWRSESYLAHKVSYQFTTLPSKFAFPVQTPPRKHSLKLCEKTQEARRVLLSDINFTSMVPELSRSADHLCNNEGVNINASMLCKNYPRAFSYMKNPDVMCSGWSPCECTGQMSSWDCYRSGGGSSMLSMMQSPSAQDLVDHQPRRRHSMRPSTSSTDTCWGSMTSRGGANWSVPSSPTHCRRSRSIPLHQDGGVGGGSGRRSDSRFMSSSASCGRAPFRKARNRVTFQEGRCRRPGQSLPDLRLPLEVADSGEDSTDSLIEESEDFLRQSIDSMLTGARADYSHLSRHRRKPRRHSDPDPITEYEPPKSAQPFLARVARDLKLDYWVKVIGPDGGGAGGGRVVVGRVKYVGPLPGGRTEPHVGVRLPRAIGNSDGTVDGRRFFDCEPDHAVFVPFKKVVMAWSN, from the exons ATGGAATTTGGGAGTGAAGGCCAGGTCTCGCTCGGTCACGATTTGAGGAGTTTGGAGACAGTTCGCGCTCTCCACCAAACTGTAATCTCTCTCCGCGTCGCTTTGGAGCAATCTCGCGCCGAGCTTCATTCGCTGCGCTCAAAGTTCCAGACTAATTTTGATCAGTCCCTTTATACCAGCACTATTGAGAAATTATCGTTGGAGAATCATATTTTGAGACAACGGGCGCTTTCAGCTAGTCACGGCAATTTGAACGCTATTACTAACGGTACAAGGGCTGTGTCGGCTAGCCATGGCAATTTAAGTGCTATTTATGACGTCCCCAGGACTGTATCGGCTAGTAACGGAAATTTGAATGTCATTCTAGACGTGCCCAGAATATTGCCATCTAGTAATGGAAATTTGAATTCTATTCTTAACGTTCCCACCACTGTGTCACCTAGTACCGGAAATTTAAAGACGATTTTGAAGGTTCCTAGATCTGTATTATTGTCTGATAACGAAAATTTGGAGGCATCACCCAGGTCTGTTTCCTATAGTAACAGAAATTCAAATACGATTTTAGACACCTCGAAGGCTTCATTCTCTAGTAATGGgaatttaaaaacaatattgcaCGCTCCCCCACAAATAAAAGTCTCAATGGAACCAGACACTGTGAAAGAGAAAGAATCAGAACAAGTAACAGATGAGCTAGATGAAGTAGTGGAAGAGGACGAAGTAGAGGGTTACGATGAGAGAGATGAAGTGTTTGAAACAGATAGTGATAATCTACAGAATGGAGAGGAAAATAAAACAGGGGATGAGGAGGATGATAATAAGCCGAAGATAACCAAAGGAGAGTCGGAGGACTCTGAGGAGGTGGATGATATTGAGCTCATATTCACGACTGAGGACACCAAAGAGTTGAGTGCACTTCAAGAGGATCTAGTTTCGATTGCTGAAACTGACTGTTGGCCTAGTAAAGGTGGTGGCAATGACGGTTTGGATGGTGATACCAAGAAACGATGGACACATTCTGTGCTGGTTGAGACAGATATTTCCAAGTGTGGCATATTTGATGAGAATGATGAGCCTCACATGCCTGATCAGGGAAGACGGTATACCTTACCGGATCCCGCTCCTCACCGCCCTATAATCCGCACATTGTCTGGTAGTAGAAGTCAGTTGCTGGATTGTAGTGGTAGTACACCACAGCCCACACGACCGTTGGCTGTCAAATTTATGCAGCACAATAATAGCATCAAACAACGCACGGCTCGTCCGATTTTGGTAGAGAAGGAGACAAGTAAACAGGAGTCAGAAGCTCAGACAGATATCACAGCGCTTCCAGCCCACTGGCGGTCGGAGAGTTATCTGGCACACAAGGTGTCCTATCAGTTCACGACGTTACCGTCTAAATTCGCGTTCCCTGTGCAGACTCCTCCCAGAAAGCACTCGTTGAAGCTGTGTGAGAAGACACAGGAGGCTAGGAGGGTGTTATTGTCTGATATCAATTTCACAAGTATGGTGCCGGAGTTGTCTAGGAGTGCTGATCATCTGTGTAATAATGAGGGCGTGAATATCAATGCGAGTATGTTGTGTAAAAATTATCCGCGGGCCTTTTCCTACATGAAGAACCCGGATGTGATGTGTTCGGGATGGTCGCCATGTGAGTGCACGGGCCAGATGAGCAGCTGGGATTGCTACAGGAGTGGAGGCGGATCTTCGATGTTGTCGATGATGCAGTCGCCGTCGGCCCAGGACCTAGTCGACCACCAACCCAGGAGGCGTCACTCGATGCGGCCAAGCACTTCGTCGACGGACACGTGTTGGGGTTCGATGACGTCACGCGGAGGCGCCAACTGGTCGGTGCCCTCGTCACCGACGCACTGTCGTCGCTCGAGGAGCATCCCCTTGCATCAGGACGGTGGGGTGGGGGGAGGGAGCGGCCGCAGGTCGGACTCGAGGTTTATGTCGTCATCAGCGTCGTGTGGACGCGCCCCCTTCCGCAAGGCTAGGAATCGGGTCACCTTTCAAG AGGGGCGGTGCCGGCGCCCCGGCCAGTCGCTACCCGACCTGCGCCTGCCGCTGGAGGTGGCGGACAGTGGCGAGGACTCGACCGACTCGCTGATCGAAGAGTCAGAGGACTTCCTGCGCCAGTCGATCGACTCGATGCTCACCGGAGCCAGAGCCGACTACTCGCACCTCAGTCGCCACAGACGCAAGCCGCGCCGCCACTCCGATCCTGACCCCATCACAG AATACGAGCCGCCGAAATCAGCGCAACCGTTCCTGGCACGTGTTGCGCGCGACCTGAAGCTGGACTACTGGGTGAAGGTGATTGGCCCGGATGGCGGTGGAGCGGGGGGCGGCAGAGTGGTGGTGGGGCGAGTGAAGTACGTGGGTCCTCTGCCGGGCGGGCGAACCGAGCCTCATGTCGGAGTCCGCCTGCCGAGAGCCATCGGCAACTCAGACGGCACTGTCGACGGCCGCAGGTTTTTTGACTG CGAACCAGACCATGCAGTTTTTGTGCCATTCAAGAAGGTTGTAATGGCGTGGAGCAACTGA